From Deltaproteobacteria bacterium, one genomic window encodes:
- a CDS encoding EamA family transporter, with product MLTIFIMLAISVTCAALGPVVQAKGMVALGAHDDWLSLETFRYFGRALTTPTVIVGTLLHAVAFFLNLALLARAPVSFIVPLTAMEYIVGVMLARMILGEIVEPMRWAGVGVIAIGVLMMSMTWKPD from the coding sequence ATGCTCACCATCTTCATCATGCTCGCCATCTCGGTGACCTGTGCAGCCCTGGGGCCCGTCGTGCAGGCCAAGGGAATGGTCGCCCTCGGCGCACACGACGACTGGCTGTCTCTGGAAACCTTCCGCTACTTCGGCCGGGCGCTCACAACGCCCACCGTTATCGTTGGCACGCTGCTCCATGCAGTCGCATTCTTCCTGAACCTGGCCCTGCTCGCCCGCGCTCCGGTGAGTTTCATCGTTCCACTGACAGCCATGGAATATATCGTTGGCGTGATGCTGGCCCGGATGATACTCGGCGAGATTGTCGAGCCCATGCGCTGGGCCGGCGTCGGCGTTATCGCCATTGGCGTCCTCATGATGTCAATGACCTGGAAACCAGACTGA
- a CDS encoding glycosyltransferase produces the protein MKTLLYILLAIPAVVSSGYWLVSAVTTGLFLRRKPKLAADAKISPPKVSILKPVYGLERGAEENFRTFLEQDYPDYEVIFGVQRDDDPVLPVVKKLVGKYPGRARYVVDSHAVGPNGKINNLVNCYRAASGEIIVISDADTRVGPSYLKIITGPLADPETGAVSTLYKAADALTIPEKLELLSFNTEFIPNVCFASLFGFGDACLGASIALKRAILDRIGGFEPLAHYLVEDFEMGRRIGELGLGVSIIPYVADTTVDLAGYRTWFEHQIYWDQNTRAAKPAAFAWTILLKGIPAALLLWLVSGFQSWALAFLGTVIGIRLLTAGIILGTLRDQTGLKALPMLPLRDLAALATWFLSLTRNHTTWKDRLFRLEAGKLVEVGRIPDRASASPASSPAAPVNPAGSERA, from the coding sequence TTGAAAACGCTGCTTTACATCCTGCTGGCCATCCCCGCCGTGGTAAGTTCCGGATACTGGCTCGTATCGGCCGTGACGACGGGGCTGTTTCTCCGCCGGAAGCCGAAACTGGCCGCGGATGCGAAGATATCTCCGCCAAAAGTTTCCATTCTCAAGCCGGTCTACGGGCTCGAACGGGGCGCCGAGGAGAACTTCCGGACTTTTCTTGAGCAGGACTACCCCGACTATGAAGTGATCTTCGGCGTCCAGCGTGACGATGATCCGGTCCTGCCGGTAGTGAAAAAGCTGGTTGGCAAATATCCGGGCCGGGCCCGTTACGTGGTCGATTCACATGCGGTCGGGCCAAACGGCAAAATCAACAATCTCGTGAACTGCTACCGCGCCGCGAGTGGCGAGATCATCGTCATCTCGGATGCAGACACCCGCGTGGGGCCTAGTTACCTGAAAATCATCACCGGCCCGCTCGCTGACCCCGAAACCGGCGCCGTCTCCACGCTCTACAAGGCGGCCGACGCCCTGACGATCCCTGAGAAACTCGAACTTTTATCCTTTAATACGGAGTTCATCCCCAACGTCTGTTTTGCCAGCCTGTTCGGCTTTGGCGATGCCTGCCTGGGTGCGTCCATAGCCCTCAAGCGGGCGATCCTCGACCGGATCGGCGGATTCGAGCCCCTGGCCCACTATCTCGTCGAGGACTTCGAGATGGGACGCCGGATTGGCGAATTGGGCCTTGGGGTATCGATCATCCCTTATGTCGCCGACACGACGGTGGACCTCGCCGGCTACCGGACCTGGTTCGAGCATCAGATATACTGGGACCAGAATACACGTGCCGCCAAGCCGGCAGCATTCGCCTGGACAATCCTCCTGAAGGGGATTCCGGCTGCACTGCTGCTCTGGCTCGTGAGTGGATTCCAGTCCTGGGCGCTGGCGTTTCTCGGAACTGTCATTGGCATACGGCTCCTGACGGCGGGAATTATTCTCGGCACCTTGCGCGACCAGACCGGGCTGAAGGCGCTCCCGATGCTGCCACTCCGCGATCTTGCCGCACTGGCGACCTGGTTCCTCAGCCTCACCCGCAATCACACGACATGGAAGGACCGGCTGTTCCGGCTTGAGGCGGGCAAGCTCGTCGAAGTGGGGCGTATTCCAGACCGCGCATCCGCATCACCCGCATCTTCCCCGGCGGCACCAGTAAACCCGGCAGGATCGGAGCGGGCATGA
- a CDS encoding DegT/DnrJ/EryC1/StrS family aminotransferase, whose translation MSAQPAPATATDKPLVPAAKLYFPDEDRKWILEQIDQVLASGQLTLGKHGKELERRWAEYCGVKYAVAVNSGTSSIEIPLRAMGVEGKDVICPTNTFFATAAGIIHAGGNAVLADMDPDYYSLTVKEIEKRLTPKTAGVVIVHIGGFVTPHINEIADFCKSKGIWLFEDAAHAHGSSYKGKKAGAFGRASSFSFYPTKVMTSGEGGIIATDDEHVYNEALIYRDQGKASFTVNAHTRLGYNWRMSEIHAVIGLKQMDRLEFMISERQRAARAYDAAFRNDPLARPMLTPDGGTANYYKYLLIPARPLKDRKAMKMAVREKFNVGLTGEVYEEPLHKQPVFKNLDRGNYPVADEGCARHICLPLFPGITDEMIQRTIEGVKWGLKEFSS comes from the coding sequence ATGTCAGCACAACCCGCCCCTGCCACCGCTACCGACAAGCCGCTCGTCCCCGCCGCGAAACTCTATTTCCCGGACGAGGACCGGAAATGGATACTGGAACAGATTGATCAGGTTCTTGCCTCCGGACAGCTCACGCTGGGCAAGCACGGAAAGGAACTGGAGCGCCGCTGGGCGGAATACTGCGGCGTGAAATATGCCGTCGCCGTGAACTCGGGCACAAGTTCCATTGAAATTCCCCTCAGGGCCATGGGAGTCGAGGGCAAGGACGTGATCTGCCCGACCAATACCTTTTTCGCCACTGCGGCGGGAATCATCCACGCGGGCGGAAACGCCGTCCTGGCCGACATGGATCCGGACTACTACTCGCTCACGGTCAAGGAGATCGAAAAGCGGCTGACGCCAAAGACGGCAGGCGTCGTGATCGTCCACATCGGCGGCTTCGTGACTCCGCACATCAACGAGATTGCCGATTTCTGCAAGAGCAAGGGTATCTGGCTGTTCGAGGACGCGGCCCACGCCCACGGTTCATCCTACAAGGGAAAAAAGGCGGGTGCCTTCGGCCGGGCGTCGAGTTTCTCGTTCTACCCGACCAAGGTGATGACCAGCGGCGAGGGCGGCATCATCGCCACCGATGACGAGCACGTCTACAATGAGGCGCTCATCTACCGCGACCAGGGGAAGGCCAGCTTCACCGTCAATGCCCACACGCGCCTTGGCTATAACTGGCGCATGTCGGAGATCCACGCCGTCATCGGCCTCAAGCAGATGGACCGGCTGGAGTTCATGATCTCCGAGCGCCAGCGCGCCGCCCGGGCCTATGATGCGGCCTTCCGGAATGACCCGCTGGCGCGGCCCATGCTTACGCCGGATGGCGGAACCGCGAACTACTACAAGTACCTGCTCATCCCGGCGCGGCCGCTCAAGGACCGAAAGGCGATGAAGATGGCCGTGCGTGAGAAGTTCAACGTCGGCCTCACTGGCGAGGTTTACGAGGAACCGCTCCACAAACAGCCTGTCTTCAAGAACCTGGACAGGGGGAACTACCCGGTAGCCGACGAGGGCTGCGCCCGGCACATCTGCCTGCCGCTGTTCCCCGGCATCACCGACGAGATGATCCAGCGGACCATCGAAGGTGTGAAGTGGGGTCTGAAGGAGTTCTCGTCCTAA
- the hpnK gene encoding hopanoid biosynthesis-associated protein HpnK: MNSLVVVGDDFGLDPVVNEGMIRAHTEGILSAASLMVNGRGFADAVSRARETPSLRVGLHLVLVEGNATLPPSEIPDIVDSEGRFGTQIIRTGIKYFFSRRAREQLRREIRAQFERFHATGLRLDHVNGHNHFHIHPAVLDALLEVAADYGRPAIRVPLEPLIKSLKAAPGHAVEKIISALIISPWAVQLARRLRAGGFRTAQEVFGVYDSGRVTEGYLLEIIRRLGPGLTEIYTHPAAGRCPEIDRFMPDYRHEEELAALCSPHVRAALEERRIRTVGFADVC, from the coding sequence ATGAACTCGCTGGTGGTGGTCGGGGACGATTTCGGCCTCGACCCCGTGGTCAATGAGGGGATGATCCGCGCCCACACGGAGGGGATCCTGTCGGCCGCCTCGCTCATGGTGAACGGCCGGGGATTCGCGGATGCCGTGAGCCGGGCCCGGGAGACACCCTCCCTTCGCGTCGGCCTGCACCTCGTTCTGGTGGAAGGCAACGCCACACTTCCCCCATCCGAAATCCCCGACATCGTCGACAGTGAAGGCCGCTTTGGCACACAGATCATCCGCACCGGGATCAAATACTTTTTCAGCCGCCGGGCACGTGAGCAGCTCCGCCGGGAAATCCGCGCCCAGTTCGAGCGCTTCCACGCCACCGGCCTCAGGCTCGACCATGTGAACGGGCACAACCATTTCCATATCCATCCGGCAGTCCTCGACGCTCTGCTGGAAGTGGCGGCCGACTACGGCCGTCCCGCCATCCGGGTGCCGCTGGAGCCGCTCATCAAATCGCTCAAGGCGGCACCGGGGCATGCCGTCGAAAAGATCATCTCGGCGCTCATTATCTCCCCGTGGGCGGTGCAGCTCGCAAGGCGGCTTCGCGCCGGGGGGTTCCGCACGGCGCAGGAGGTTTTTGGCGTCTATGACTCCGGCCGCGTCACGGAAGGTTACCTCCTGGAAATCATCCGGCGCCTTGGCCCCGGCCTTACGGAGATATATACGCACCCGGCGGCCGGGCGATGCCCGGAGATCGACCGGTTCATGCCGGACTACCGGCATGAGGAAGAACTGGCGGCGCTGTGCAGTCCGCATGTACGCGCCGCCCTCGAGGAACGGCGTATCCGCACCGTGGGGTTTGCTGATGTCTGCTAG